Part of the Pseudophryne corroboree isolate aPseCor3 unplaced genomic scaffold, aPseCor3.hap2 scaffold_1294, whole genome shotgun sequence genome, GGGTAGAAGTGTCATGTGACACTGGTAGGCATCGTAACCCCACTCTTCTTTTTGCGGATTGGTCTGTGGATGAAGTTGAGCTGCATTGTTTAGCTTGTAAGCAGACCAATCACAGAGCAAGCAGCATGTCGCTTCTGAGTATATATGTAAGAGGAGGGCGGTGTTTTAGAGACATTTCTCTCAGTGTTTCTGTTGAAAGAGAGACTCTTTTATCTCATTGAACCTCGCAAGCATGTCTGGAAGAGGGAAACAAGGCGGCAAGACCCGTGCTAAGGCAAAGACTCGCTCATCCCGGGCCGGTCTCCAGTTCCCAGTCGGTCGAGTTCACCGTCTGCTGAGGAAGGGAAACTATGCGGAGCGTGTGGGAGCCGGTGCCCCGGTGTATCTGGCCGCAGTACTGGAGTACCTGACGGCTGAGATTCTTGAGCTTGCCGGAAACGCCGCCCGCGACAACAAGAAGACCCGCATCatcccccgccacctgcagctggctgtgcgcaacgacgaagagctcaataaactgctcggtggggtgaccatcgcccagggaggcgttctgcccaacatccaggccgtgctgctgcccaagaagaccGAGAGCCACAAACCAGCTAAGAGCAAGTGATTTCACTGCTAGATACTTGTCCccgcaacacaaaggctcttttcagagccacccaccctgaCCCCAAAGAGCTGATTCATGATATGCTGTACATGTGGGAGTAAGTAGCCCGCTGTTTAGCGGGAAAGGTGCGAGTATCGTACTTGGCGTTGTGCTTCTGACGGGAAGTAAATCAGACCCTTGCGTGTAACAAGCAGTAGAGCGCAGACATAACAATGTTATTTCCATAATGTTCTTTCTGCAATAGGACTTATAGCGCTAAACAAATTAAAttaatacaatacagcacagaaaCCGTGGAGCGCAGGGAAGCTATGCAGGAGATACTAAATGGACATTTAGAGAGTGATGAGTGTGTATGAAAGATTCTAGAGCGGGGGCCTCTCGAGCTATGCGGGGATGTGAGTTCCATAGAATCGGAGCTGCACGGCTAAATGCTTGACCCCCAGATTCATTAAGGGAGGTACTAGATGTGTAGGGCAAGTTCCTCGGTAGAGGACTCTATAAAGAGCCGCCTTACAGGCATTTACTTCCATAGAAAAGTGctcatggagccttattaaaacgtTCCCTTACACTTGATCAACTCTAACCTTTCATGGTGAAGACTAGTAGCCCCCTGTGCCCTGACTGCACGCTGAATTGAGGAGGCTCCCGCCACTGTTCCAGGGCAGCGGCAAGCTGGAAGGAAGGTGCGGGTAATTAAGGGATATAGGCCGTGAgctttgtggctactaactacgaGGAGCCTGGGCAGAGCTAAAGGAGGTGGTATCCGTCCAATTAAACACCATTGTGTAACTTATGCTTCAGCTGGTTTAGAAGGatttggtggctctgaaaagagcctttgtgttgctgcgtgtataggagtgccgagtgtctatgccctctcccctcggATTCTGCGGGCTAGCtggatgtctttgggcatgatggtTACCCTCTTGGCGTGGATGGCGCACAGGTTGGTGTCCTCGAACAGCCCCACCAGATAAGCCTCACTGGCCTCTTGTAGGGCCATAACGGCAGAGCTCTGGAAGCGCAGGTCGGTCTTGAAGTCTTGGGCGATCTCACGCACCAAtcgctggaagggcagcttgcggatCAGCAGCTCGGTGGATTTCTGGTAGCGGCGGATCTCTCTGAGAGCAACAGTCCCGGGACGGTAGCGGTGAGGCTTCTTCACGCCGCCGGTAGCTGGGGCGCTTTTCCGAGCAGCCTTGGTTGCCAGCTGCTTGCGGGGAGCTTTACCTCCGGTAGATTTGCGGGCGGTCTGCTTGGTCCTGGCCATCTCTCCTCACGAAACACGTCTAAAGGCAAAAAGACGAATACATATAGAAAGCAGCCGCTAGCATCTCTATTTATGCACTGTGCTGCGCTGTCATTGGATGAGTTAAAGGCGCCTTTCATCCTGATTGGCTTAGGCATATGCATAGTACTTTTCAAAAAGCCCTCCAAGACTTTAGGGTTTCTCCCGGGTGCGGCAACAAAATCAGTCTCCATTAGAGGTTTTATCACGTTTCAGCCAGAAGGATTGCTGTATTCCGGGAAGTCTATGCTGGCATTCTAGCCAGGGGAGAcaatcaaaacacacacacacacacacacacacacacacacacacacatagcagtgATACAAGCCTCAAGTCTAAAGAGTCTTGAAATAGAAACcttattacatacagtactgtgaatAGCTACCGTCGGCGGGAATAGTACGTATGGGGACAGATGTGCCTCACCAGCTGTGCTCTCTACTGTCCGGGAGATCACAGTATATGTCTGCAGTAAAAACATCAGCGATTAATATGTCTGCTTACCAAGTAACATTCACGATACGATAGTCATTTGCATATTACAGCATTAAGAATACATTTATCTGGTAGATCTCAATTATCATATTATGAGAAGCTTTAGAACGGAGAATAATCAGATCTTCTGCCTGCATTGGGGACGATGTGATACTAATGTGAAACAGTAAGTAGTGTTACACTATTGTTACTATTCTATGAATACATCAGTAGATACTATCAATACCAAAGTATCAAATAAAACCACAAGCCAAATCTCATTAATCTGAGAAAGACAAAGTACAATACATGGAGAACACAGGAGGACATTTGTCTAGATAGTGTAAGGGTTTGCAATGAATGGGCTATTGGTGGAAATAACAATCAGATACAAGTGAATCACTTTTTCTTTTTGTATAGctgaattattataaatgcatatttaATGAGTTAAGTTTCATTTCCcatttataaaaacaaacaaacaaacaaacaaacaaaaaataagggGTTGTTTGTTTAAGAATTGGCAAAAGGTGTATTTTATTATGTTCAATCGAGTTTAAAACTCTTATATGGGATTATATTGCTATGAGCACAATGCACATTCAGTGACCTGAATGTATGGGAATTAAGAATAAAAATGTAATGTCATAATAATGACTCACTATGCTATGGTGCACTACAGAATACCTACAGTGAGTGCTCCTCCTTTTATTCTATCTGTGTAGGGGTTGGGTGTGCTACTGTCCATTACTCCTCATGCAATTCTATACCTATTACTGAGATTTAGTTAGTACTAAGGGAAGAGAATATTATAAATGAATAATCCATACTAAGGCAGATGGTGATTGGTGATTACCTCCTACATGGTGCCAGGTGGGATGCttaggggctactggcttacctattGGACCCCTTGCATGTGCTACCATCACTGGAGGACAGACGGCATTTATTTCTTAGAGCGGTGGGTAATTACATTTTAGTAAACTGTTGAGAAACCTTGTGAAATATTTAGGAAATGTTCACACGACCATTTCTATATTTCCACACACTTTTACATCACTGGTGTAAAATAAAGAGTCAAAAggattacaccaggcatgtccaaactgaggccctccagctgttgtgaaactacatatcccagcatgccccgacacagtcttgctgtcagagaatgctaaagctgtgtcagggcatgctggaaagtgtagtttctcaacagctggagggccgcagttgggacatgcctggattACACTGTACAATATGAGTAGAAATGAAACAAGCAAAACTGTTTAGGAACAGAAACTGGTTGTCTTGCTCCTTAAACTTTGCCAGCAAAATGGCCGCCGTTGCCATGGTTACTAGAAATTGCTAGGCAACCGAAAATGGTTGTCATGCTTAATCTACTTGGCCTGAAAAATGGccactttctcctgcagggtccacagggtatccacaggatacattgggatatggatgagcgacagcggatcttgcaccaatcggtcaaagctttctgggctCCCAGTACGCAGTGGGCCCGTCTATATATACCTGccacctggctcaggcaaatcagtttttagtttggtgaggcaggagccggaccatggtctaagggctgctggtttttggcagccataagcttttttactttatttttatagtcttactatttttttctgagtgatctttctaaacagcgtcttatacgtaccttagaaagagtcactccaactacTCCCCGCcgagtcgcgacaacgcttacccacgagtacagtgctgtttcggcgggcgtctgtgtcggataaaactagcaagtccagcagacgttaccaggctgtggccggagcacgggaggaAGGTAAGGCataggttccgcttagagggggaacatggacacagccgcactcttTTGGGggaaactaccaaacagtcgctgacgcggctgccaccgagagtgcacaagtgctaggccttagggatcaaaggctccaggagtagcatgaggctgcgatccctaattTTGAGATCAGCAGTGGGGAGACGGATgcacccctggtcgcccctccccccccgattcacgaccagtttcctccgagtctcctgccataaactgaagcggctgtgtgactggtgcatcagtgttcacttggcAATCTGTGTTCACTATATTTTCACGGAGCGGCGGTGGACACTTATAGCATATGGATCCACTCGTATTTATCGAttctggaagcggggtaagtctccctgtatcccgctctcctgagTGGGGGCTATAAAACACTaagtgggtcattcagacctgatcgcatgctgtagttatttgcagccgtgcgatcgggtctgaacagcgcatgcgtgggggccgcaatgcgcaggcgcgttgctggcCGGCGATGGCCATCACTGGGCAGCGACAAAAATAATGAAGAAAGCATTTGCAGCAgcaaacacaagaagattgacaggaagaggccgtccgggggtgtcaactcaccgttttctgggagtgttgaggaaaacgcatgcgtgtccggccgtttccatggagggatcctgacatcagctccagcaaggatcattgcagcgggtgagcaagtcctgagctgtgcagagactgcacaaactttttg contains:
- the LOC134994303 gene encoding histone H2A type 1-like, with translation MSGRGKQGGKTRAKAKTRSSRAGLQFPVGRVHRLLRKGNYAERVGAGAPVYLAAVLEYLTAEILELAGNAARDNKKTRIIPRHLQLAVRNDEELNKLLGGVTIAQGGVLPNIQAVLLPKKTESHKPAKSK
- the LOC134994302 gene encoding histone H3, which gives rise to MARTKQTARKSTGGKAPRKQLATKAARKSAPATGGVKKPHRYRPGTVALREIRRYQKSTELLIRKLPFQRLVREIAQDFKTDLRFQSSAVMALQEASEAYLVGLFEDTNLCAIHAKRVTIMPKDIQLARRIRGERA